A window from Populus trichocarpa isolate Nisqually-1 chromosome 3, P.trichocarpa_v4.1, whole genome shotgun sequence encodes these proteins:
- the LOC7458159 gene encoding uncharacterized protein LOC7458159 isoform X1 → MDCLALATTSATSSSFSVRKILFPSPSVAVRARSSRKEIWFPRKNGFLVLAAKEEGQPKLDQWDQMELKFGHLLGEDPKLTLAKIMARKENPDVSYLEVEKSFYKNKGRAVEIKEVPFDVSMKKKPSNTIKEVPFDVSMKKKPSNVLDGLNLVRPVPKEGFKFQEEDKPVAPPKIKKSNQPVEKAMDNAKRSVPNVILRKPSLYVEDDVEDRPSRNRVNILPNLTLKMGNDQNKEKFSDMTLLRKPRPMSVDEKPDSGNLGTEVNHDGAGMRVEKEEGENRYSGFTLLKKPKTMKIEFKESSETGDASFVEEQEVEDNYISGRQPSEKSNIEFTEEEAALNQQSGNNLVDSAVKISMEAALQGKPKRLDQYVEATSASRVEDLNLVNAENLGNANEDVTSISPLEDADWKRADDLLRTGDRVEVELISFSVRGFIVSFGSLVGFLPYRNLAARWKFLAFESWLKQKGLDPSLYKKNLGIIGSYNVPEKNSSLDSSIVPNMDRKIEVENKPDMKLEDLLMLYDQEKLKFLSSFVGQKIKVNVVIADRKLRKLVVSLRPKEKEELVEKKRHLMATLQIGDVVKCCIKKVTYFGIFVEVEGVPALIHASEVSWDATLNPASCFKVGQIVEAKVHQLDFTLQRIFLSLKEITPDPLIETLESVFGGRAPLDGRLQAAEADSEWADVETLVKELQQIEGIQSVSRGRFFLSPGLAPAFQVYMASMFENQYKLLARSGNKVQEVIVQASLSKEEMKSTILSCTNRVE, encoded by the exons ATGGACTGTCTTGCTCTTGCCACCACCTCAGCCACTTCATCTTCCTTCTCTGTGAGAAAAATACTGTTTCCTTCACCATCAGTTGCAGTAAGAGCAAGAAGTAGCAGAAAAGAAATATGGTTTCCTAGGAAAAATGGGTTCTTGGTTTTGGCTGCAAAAGAAGAAGGACAACCAAAGCTGGACCAGTGGGACCAAATGGAGCTCAAGTTTGGTCATTTACTTGGTGAAGACCCCAAACTTACTCTTGCTAAG ATAATGGCTAGAAAAGAAAACCCGGATGTTTCATATCTTGAAGTTGAGAAATCATTTTACAAGAATAAGGGTAGAGCAGTAGAAATAAAGGAGGTTCCTTTTGATGTTTCAATGAAAAAGAAACCATCCAATACAATAAAGGAGGTTCCTTTTGATGTTTCAATGAAAAAGAAACCATCCAATGTATTGGATGGTTTGAATTTAGTTCGGCCGGTTCCGAAGGAAggatttaaatttcaagaagaGGATAAGCCAGTAGCTCCTCCCAAGATAAAGAAATCAAACCAACCTGTTGAAAAAGCAATGGATAACGCAAAGCGTAGTGTTCCAAATGTTATTTTGAGAAAGCCATCTTTGTATGTAGAGGATGATGTGGAAGATAGGCCATCTAGGAATAGGGTGAATATTTTACCAAATTTAACATTGAAAATGGGAAATGATCAAAATAAGGAGAAGTTTAGTGATATGACACTATTGAGAAAGCCACGACCAATGAGTGTTGATGAGAAGCCAGATTCTGGCAATTTGGGAACTGAAGTTAATCATGATGGTGCTGGAATGAGggttgaaaaagaagaaggtgagAATAGATATAGTGGTTTTACGCtgttaaaaaaacccaaaactatGAAGATTGAGTTCAAGGAGTCTTCAGAAACCGGGGATGCCTCATTTGTGGAGGAGCAAGAAGTAGAAGATAACTACATATCAG GAAGGCAGCCATCGGAGAAGAGCAATATTGAGTTCACTGAAGAGGAAGCTGCCCTAAACCAACAATCTGGTAACAATTTGGTTGATTCTGCTGTCAAGATCTCTATGGAAGCTGCATTGCAAGGGAAACCAAAGAG ATTAGACCAATATGTTGAAGCGACATCAGCCTCTAGAGTAGAAGATTTGAATCTTGTAAATGCTGAAAATCTTGGAAATGCTAATGAGGATGTCACTTCCATATCACCACTGGAG GATGCTGATTGGAAAAGGGCAGATGATTTGCTTAGGACAGGAGATAGAGTAGAAGTTGAGTTAATTAGCTTCAGCGTAAGAGGTTTCATT GTATCTTTTGGCTCTCTGGTAGGATTTTTGCCATACCGTAACCTAGCTGCAAGGTGGAAGTTCTTAGCTTTTGAGTCATGGTTGAAACAGAAAGGCTTGGATCCATCACTCTACAAGAAAAACTTAGGAATAATTGGAAGCTACAATGTCCCAGAAAAGAACAGTTCTCTTGATTCAAGCATTGTTCCAAATATGGATAGAAAAATTGAGGTAGAAAATAAGCCGGATATGAAGTTAGAGGATCTTCTTATGCTATATGACCAAGAAAAACTGAAGTTCCTGTCTTCTTTTGTTGGTCAG AAAATCAAAGTGAACGTGGTTATTGCTGATAGAAAATTGAGGAAACTTGTAGTTTCTCTGAGGCCAAAAGAGAAGGAAGAGTTGGTTGAGAAAAAGAGACATCTCATG GCTACACTTCAAATTGGGGATGTTGTGAAATGCTGCATCAAGAAAGTAACTTATTTTGGCATTTTTGTTGAg GTTGAAGGTGTGCCTGCGTTAATTCATGCATCGGAGGTCTCATGGGATGCCACTCTGAACCCTGCATCCTGTTTTAAAGTTGGTCAG ATTGTGGAGGCAAAAGTTCACCAATTGGACTTTACCCTTCAACGTATTTTCTTATCATTGAAGGAGATTACA CCTGATCCTCTGATTGAGACCCTGGAATCTGTCTTTGGTGGTCGTGCTCCCCTGGATGGGAGATTACAAGCAGCAGAAGCAGATTCTGAG TGGGCTGATGTTGAAACACTTGTCAAAGAGTTGCAACAAATTGAAGGGATCCAGTCTGTATCTAGAGGCCGCTTCTTTTTGAGTCCAGGTTTAGCTCCCGCATTTCAG GTTTATATGGCGTCCATGTTTGAGAATCAATACAAATTGCTTGCTCGATCTGGAAACAAAGTACAAGAG GTGATAGTTCAGGCATCATTGAGcaaagaagaaatgaaatctACGATTTTGTCTTGCACTAACAGAGTGGAATAG
- the LOC7458159 gene encoding uncharacterized protein LOC7458159 isoform X2 produces MDCLALATTSATSSSFSVRKILFPSPSVAVRARSSRKEIWFPRKNGFLVLAAKEEGQPKLDQWDQMELKFGHLLGEDPKLTLAKIMARKENPDVSYLEVEKSFYKNKGRAVEIKEVPFDVSMKKKPSNVLDGLNLVRPVPKEGFKFQEEDKPVAPPKIKKSNQPVEKAMDNAKRSVPNVILRKPSLYVEDDVEDRPSRNRVNILPNLTLKMGNDQNKEKFSDMTLLRKPRPMSVDEKPDSGNLGTEVNHDGAGMRVEKEEGENRYSGFTLLKKPKTMKIEFKESSETGDASFVEEQEVEDNYISGRQPSEKSNIEFTEEEAALNQQSGNNLVDSAVKISMEAALQGKPKRLDQYVEATSASRVEDLNLVNAENLGNANEDVTSISPLEDADWKRADDLLRTGDRVEVELISFSVRGFIVSFGSLVGFLPYRNLAARWKFLAFESWLKQKGLDPSLYKKNLGIIGSYNVPEKNSSLDSSIVPNMDRKIEVENKPDMKLEDLLMLYDQEKLKFLSSFVGQKIKVNVVIADRKLRKLVVSLRPKEKEELVEKKRHLMATLQIGDVVKCCIKKVTYFGIFVEVEGVPALIHASEVSWDATLNPASCFKVGQIVEAKVHQLDFTLQRIFLSLKEITPDPLIETLESVFGGRAPLDGRLQAAEADSEWADVETLVKELQQIEGIQSVSRGRFFLSPGLAPAFQVYMASMFENQYKLLARSGNKVQEVIVQASLSKEEMKSTILSCTNRVE; encoded by the exons ATGGACTGTCTTGCTCTTGCCACCACCTCAGCCACTTCATCTTCCTTCTCTGTGAGAAAAATACTGTTTCCTTCACCATCAGTTGCAGTAAGAGCAAGAAGTAGCAGAAAAGAAATATGGTTTCCTAGGAAAAATGGGTTCTTGGTTTTGGCTGCAAAAGAAGAAGGACAACCAAAGCTGGACCAGTGGGACCAAATGGAGCTCAAGTTTGGTCATTTACTTGGTGAAGACCCCAAACTTACTCTTGCTAAG ATAATGGCTAGAAAAGAAAACCCGGATGTTTCATATCTTGAAGTTGAGAAATCATTTTACAAGAATAAGGGTAGAGCAGTAGAAATAAAGGAG GTTCCTTTTGATGTTTCAATGAAAAAGAAACCATCCAATGTATTGGATGGTTTGAATTTAGTTCGGCCGGTTCCGAAGGAAggatttaaatttcaagaagaGGATAAGCCAGTAGCTCCTCCCAAGATAAAGAAATCAAACCAACCTGTTGAAAAAGCAATGGATAACGCAAAGCGTAGTGTTCCAAATGTTATTTTGAGAAAGCCATCTTTGTATGTAGAGGATGATGTGGAAGATAGGCCATCTAGGAATAGGGTGAATATTTTACCAAATTTAACATTGAAAATGGGAAATGATCAAAATAAGGAGAAGTTTAGTGATATGACACTATTGAGAAAGCCACGACCAATGAGTGTTGATGAGAAGCCAGATTCTGGCAATTTGGGAACTGAAGTTAATCATGATGGTGCTGGAATGAGggttgaaaaagaagaaggtgagAATAGATATAGTGGTTTTACGCtgttaaaaaaacccaaaactatGAAGATTGAGTTCAAGGAGTCTTCAGAAACCGGGGATGCCTCATTTGTGGAGGAGCAAGAAGTAGAAGATAACTACATATCAG GAAGGCAGCCATCGGAGAAGAGCAATATTGAGTTCACTGAAGAGGAAGCTGCCCTAAACCAACAATCTGGTAACAATTTGGTTGATTCTGCTGTCAAGATCTCTATGGAAGCTGCATTGCAAGGGAAACCAAAGAG ATTAGACCAATATGTTGAAGCGACATCAGCCTCTAGAGTAGAAGATTTGAATCTTGTAAATGCTGAAAATCTTGGAAATGCTAATGAGGATGTCACTTCCATATCACCACTGGAG GATGCTGATTGGAAAAGGGCAGATGATTTGCTTAGGACAGGAGATAGAGTAGAAGTTGAGTTAATTAGCTTCAGCGTAAGAGGTTTCATT GTATCTTTTGGCTCTCTGGTAGGATTTTTGCCATACCGTAACCTAGCTGCAAGGTGGAAGTTCTTAGCTTTTGAGTCATGGTTGAAACAGAAAGGCTTGGATCCATCACTCTACAAGAAAAACTTAGGAATAATTGGAAGCTACAATGTCCCAGAAAAGAACAGTTCTCTTGATTCAAGCATTGTTCCAAATATGGATAGAAAAATTGAGGTAGAAAATAAGCCGGATATGAAGTTAGAGGATCTTCTTATGCTATATGACCAAGAAAAACTGAAGTTCCTGTCTTCTTTTGTTGGTCAG AAAATCAAAGTGAACGTGGTTATTGCTGATAGAAAATTGAGGAAACTTGTAGTTTCTCTGAGGCCAAAAGAGAAGGAAGAGTTGGTTGAGAAAAAGAGACATCTCATG GCTACACTTCAAATTGGGGATGTTGTGAAATGCTGCATCAAGAAAGTAACTTATTTTGGCATTTTTGTTGAg GTTGAAGGTGTGCCTGCGTTAATTCATGCATCGGAGGTCTCATGGGATGCCACTCTGAACCCTGCATCCTGTTTTAAAGTTGGTCAG ATTGTGGAGGCAAAAGTTCACCAATTGGACTTTACCCTTCAACGTATTTTCTTATCATTGAAGGAGATTACA CCTGATCCTCTGATTGAGACCCTGGAATCTGTCTTTGGTGGTCGTGCTCCCCTGGATGGGAGATTACAAGCAGCAGAAGCAGATTCTGAG TGGGCTGATGTTGAAACACTTGTCAAAGAGTTGCAACAAATTGAAGGGATCCAGTCTGTATCTAGAGGCCGCTTCTTTTTGAGTCCAGGTTTAGCTCCCGCATTTCAG GTTTATATGGCGTCCATGTTTGAGAATCAATACAAATTGCTTGCTCGATCTGGAAACAAAGTACAAGAG GTGATAGTTCAGGCATCATTGAGcaaagaagaaatgaaatctACGATTTTGTCTTGCACTAACAGAGTGGAATAG
- the LOC7458160 gene encoding LIM domain-containing protein WLIM2b: MGFTGTLEKCKACDKTVYFIELVSADGVPYHKKCFKCSHCNGLLVMSSYSSIDGVLYCRPHYDQLFKETGNFTKKLQSSGEKKNGLTKAPSKLSSMFSGTQDKCASCKKTVYPLEKVTVEGEFFHKSCFRCSHGGCFITPSSYAALDGILYCKAHFSQLFKQKGSYSYLTKTSTMKKNTVNSPEEKSEAEQNHLTVPEASSDLAIAHENVQN; encoded by the exons ATGGGTTTCACTGGGACCTTAGAGAAATGCAAGGCCTGTGATAAAACTGTTTATTTCATTGAATTGGTGTCAGCTGATGGAGTTCCTTATCATAAGAAGTGCTTCAAATGCAGCCACTGCAATGGACTTCTTGTG ATGAGCAGCTATTCCTCAATCGATGGAGTTTTATATTGCAGACCTCATTACGACCAGCTCTTCAAGGAGACTGGCAATTTTACCAAGAAACTCCAATCCT cgggagagaagaaaaatggcCTG ACCAAGGCCCCAAGCAAACTCTCTTCCATGTTCTCTGGCACCCAGGACAAATGTGCATCCTGTAAAAAAACTGTATACCCACTAGAGAAG GTGACTGTGGAGGGAGAATTCTTTCACAAGTCATGCTTCAGGTGCTCTCATGGAGGTTGCTTTATCACACCATCATCCTACGCTGCTCTTGACGGTATACTATACTGCAAGGCCCACTTCTCGCAATTGTTTAAGCAGAAGGGAAGCTACAGTTATCTCACCAAAACTTCCACGATGAAGAAAAACACAGTAAATTCGCCAGAAGAAAAATCTGAAGCAGAACAAAACCATTTAACAGTACCAGAAGCTAGCTCTGACTTAGCCATTGCACATGAGAATGTGCAGAACTAG
- the LOC7458161 gene encoding remorin 1.4 — protein sequence MGEEEHEKAESKAVSLPTPAKEHGPVKEEKEASLNDAANEKNLVPVSENAADTTAAENVSGGSNNRDIILSRVETEKRYALIKAWVENEKAKVENKAHKKLSAIGSWETTKKVSVEAKIMKFEEKLERKKAEYEEKMKNKAAELHKAAEEKKAMIEAKKSEECLKVEETAAKFRATGYTPKKFLGCFSS from the exons ATGGGGGAGGAGGAGCACGAGAAAGCTGAATCTAAGGCAGTCTCTCTGCCTACACCAGCTAAAGAGCATGGACCTgttaaagaagagaaagaagccTCTTTAAATGATGCTGCTAATGAGAAGAACTTGGTCCCAGTTTCTGAAA ATGCTGCAGATACAACTGCTGCTGAAAACGTTTCAGGGGGATCGAATAACAGAG ATATAATCCTTTCAAGGGTTGAAACGGAGAAAAGATATGCTCTAATTAAAGCATGGGTAGAAAATGAGAAGGCTAAAGTGGAGAACAA GGCTCACAAAAAACTCTCTGCCATTGGATCATGGGAGACAACCAAGAAAGTATCGGTGGAGgcaaaaataatgaagtttgaG GAAAAACTGGAAAGGAAGAAGGCTGAAtatgaagagaaaatgaagaacaaaGCAGCCGAACTCCACAAGGCAGCTGAAGAGAAGAAAGCAATGATTGAAGCGAAAAAAAGCGAAGAATGTCTCAAGGTAGAGGAAACCGCGGCGAAATTCCGAGCAACCGGGTATACACCAAAGAAGTTTCTTGGATGCTTTAGTAGCTAA
- the LOC7458162 gene encoding nuclear transcription factor Y subunit C-3 produces MRQAGTYSGILSGGLSGKTGPHSLPLARIKKIMKKSGDDVKMISGEAPIVFSKACELFIEELTQRSWMITIQGKRRTLHKEDVASAVTATDIFDFLVNLVSNSSHSMDINPVEIENN; encoded by the coding sequence ATGAGGCAAGCTGGGACATACTCAGGAATACTTTCTGGTGGTTTATCTGGAAAAACTGGGCCTCACTCATTGCCATTGGCAAGAATCAAGAAGATCATGAAGAAATCCGGTGATGATGTGAAGATGATATCTGGTGAGGCCCCAATTGTGTTCTCAAAAGCATGTGAACTCTTCATCGAGGAGTTAACACAAAGGTCTTGGATGATCACCATCCAAGGCAAGAGGAGGACACTTCACAAAGAGGATGTGGCCTCTGCTGTTACAGCAACAGATATCTTTGACTTTCTTGTCAACTTGGTGTCTAATTCCAGCCACTCCATGGATATTAATCCTGTGGAAATCGAAAACAACTAG